AATTCCCCATCCCGCGCCAAAAAATCTTTCGGGTGATCAACACCTACCCCCACGACCCCGCGGCCTCCACCCAAGGGCTGCTGTTTTACGACGGGCATCTCTACGAAAGCACCGGGGGCTGGGGCACCTCCTCGTTACGCAAGGTCGAGTTGACCACCGGCCGCGTGCTGCGCAAGCGGAACCTGCCGCCCCAGTACTTCGGCGAAGGCCTAGCCCTCTGGGACAACCGTCTGATCCAGGTCACCTGGAAGTCCGGCACCGGCTTCGTCTACGACCTGGACACCTTCGACCAGTTGGAGACCTTCACCTATCCCGGCGAGGGATGGGGGCTGACCCAGGACGACCAGGGGCTGATCCTCAGCGACGGTTCCCATGTTTTGCGCCGCCTGGATCCGTACACCTTCCGGGAAATCGGACGAATCGCGGTCCATGACCAGGGTCGGCCACAGCGCGGACTGAACGAGTTGGAATACATCGAGGGCGAAATCTGGGCCAAAATCTTTCCCACGGACGAAATGGTCCGTATCAATCCAGGCGACGGACACGTCGTGGCCCGGGTCGACCTGACCGGGATTCTCGGCCCGCGGCGGAGATCATCGGAAGCCGTGCCCAACGGAATCGCCTACGACCCGGAGAAGCAGAGGATATTCGTAACCGGCAAGCTGTGGCCGGTGTTGTTTGAAATTGTAGTCGTTCCAAGGAACTGACAATGAGCTCAAAAGGAGCTTAATGATGAGTCGACTCGTCGGCGTGATATCGGACACCCACGGCCTGCTGCGGCCCAGCGCCCTGGCCGCCCTGCAGGGCTGCGACCTGATTCTTCATGCCGGAGATGTCTGCGGCCGGGATATCATCGCCACATTGCAACGCGTCCAACGCACCGTGTTCGTCCGGGGGAACATGGATCGGCCCTCTTCCGGCAATCCCACGGCCAAAACCGAGGCGGTGGAATTCGCCGGAAAGCGCTTTTACGTACTCCACGACCTGTACGAACTGGACCTGGACCCCAAGGCCGCGAGCGTGGACGCGGTCATCCATGGCCATACCCACACCCCGGACATCACCTACAAGGACGACGTGCTGTACCTCAATCCGGGCAGCATCGGGCCGAAGCGGTTTTCCTTGCCGGTTTCCATGGCCTTCATCCGCATCGAGGATGACGCCATGCACCCGGAACTGATCACGTTGCCGGAGTAGCGGGGCGAGAACAGATGCCGGATGCGCTTCGCTTATCCGGCCTACATCAAAACCGCTGGTCCACCGTTATTCCGGCATTCTTTGTAGGCCGGGGCGGTAGCCGCATCCGGCACAACGGCTGCACAGCATGCCCGGACTTTTTGAGCGGATACGGGGCGACACGTCACTCAACCGAGTTTTTTACAAAGGAACAATCCGCATGGCGATCATCATGGGTACCGCGGGCCACATCGATCACGGCAAGACCAGTCTGGTCAAGGCCCTGACCGGAATCGACTGCGACCGGCTACGAGAGGAGAAAAAGCGGGGCATCACCATTGAGCTGGGCTTCGCGTTTCTGGATCTGCCCGGCGATGTCCGCCTGGGCGTGGTGGACGTGCCCGGCCACGAGCGGTTCGTGAAGAACATGGTGGCCGGGGCCGCGGGGATCGACTTCGTGCTGCTGGTGATCGCCGCGGACGAAGGCGTGATGCCCCAGACCCGGGAACACCTGGAAATCTGCACGCTGCTGGGTATTCGGCGCGGGCTGGTGGCCCTGACCAAGGTGGACATGGTGGAGGAAGAGTGGCTGGACCTGGTCCAGGAAGACGTGCGCGCCTTTCTGGAACCCACGTTTCTGGCCGAAGTGCCGGTGGTGCCGGTTTCCGCGCACAAGGGAACCGGCCTGGACGACCTGCGCCGGGAAATAGCCGGGTTGGCCGGAGAGTTTCACCGGGAGCCCCGTTCGGACGTATTCCGGCTGCCCATCGACCGGATTTTCACCATGCGCGGGCACGGCACCGTGGCCACCGGAACCCTGATTTCCGGGACCCTCAAGGTGGGCGACGACCTGGAAGTCGCGCCCAAGGGCCTGAAAAGCAAGACCCGGGGCCTGCAAGTCCACGGCGGCACCCAGGAGCGGGCCGAGGTGGGTCAGCGCACGGCGGTGAACCTGCACGGCCTGGAAGTGGAGGACCTGGAGCGGGGCATGGTTCTGACCCATCCCGGCACGCTGTTCCCCAGCACCACCTGGGACCTGGAGCTGACCTGCCTGCCGTCCACGCCCAAGGCCCTGAAACACCGCACCCAGATCCACTTTCACCACGGCACCCGGGAAATCCTGGCCAGGGTCTATTTTCTGGACCGGGACAAGCTGGAGCCGGGGGATACGGCCATGACCCAGGTCCGCTTCGAGGAGCCCATGGTCGGGATGTACGGCGACCGCTGCGTGCTGCGTTCCTTCTCCCCGCTGCGCACCGTGGCTGGCGGCAAGCTGATCAACCCCCTGGGCCGCAAGGTCAAGCGCCGTTCGGCCACCGTCGGGCGGCTGGCCGAACTGGCCGCGTCCCAGGGCGACGAGCGCATCCTGCTTCAACTCGAACTGGCCGGGCTGGCCGGACTGACGTTCGGCCAACTGCGGGCCGTGACCTGCCTGGAAACCAAGGAATTGGAGAAGCAGCTTCAACTCCTGGGCGGCAGGCAGGAGGCCTTCCTGTTCGAGCGGGAAGACCGGACCTATGTCCATGGCCGGTTGGCCCAGGAACTCTGCGCGGGCATCGCGGAGCACGTCGGGGAGTTTCACCGCAAGGAGCCCATGAAGCAGGGCATTTCCCGCGGGGCCCTGGCCTCGGGCTGGGGACGAAAACTGCATCCCAAGCTGTTCCATTTCGTCCTGGAGCGGACCCTGAAGCAGGGCGCCCTGGCCGCGGACGGCGACCTGTTCCGCCTCCCGGAGCACAAGGTTTCCCTAGCCTCGGATCAGGCCAGACTGCGCGAGACGATTCTCCAAGCCTACGACCAGGGCGGCCTGACCCCGCCCAACGTCAAGGACGTCCTCAGCCCCCTGGACCTGGAGATGAAAGAGGCCGCCCCGGTCTTCCGTCTGCTTCAGGAACAGGGCGAGTTGGTCAAGGTCAAGGAAGAGATGTTCTTCACCACCCAAGCCCTGGAACGGATCAAGGAGATGGTCAGGGGCTTTTTCCGCGAGAACCCGGAAATGGAACCCTCGGACTTTCGAACCGTCACCGGCCTGTCCCGGAAATACACCATTCCGCTGCTGGAATACCTGGACAAGGAGAAGATGACCGTGCGGGTGGGGGACAAGCGGCGATTACGCGCGTGACAAGTTGTTCCGCCCGGTCCGGGGGTGTTGCGTAAGTCTCGAGCTGGGTATAACCGGGTGTAAATTATCCCTCCCGACAGTTCGCTCACAAACCCCAAGCCCAAGGAGCAAAAAGAGCTGTCCGGACACGCCCCGTGTCCCGCCCCTTCAAGCCATGGCTTCGCCATACTTCATTTTGCCGTCCTGAGAATCGCATCAGGGCCGAAGCGGTGGTATCCATCGTACGGGTTTGAATATTTTGCCGCGACGCGACGATTGCCAGTATTTCAACGAACTGCCAACCGACGAGGAAGACCATGCCGACCTTGAAAGAGAACGCCTTCACCTTTGTCAGCCAAGCCCTGCCCCAGGACACGTTCACGGTGGTTCGTTTTTCCGGGGAGGAGGGGCTTTCGACGCTTTATTCTTTCGAGATCCTGTTGGTTTCCGAAAAGGAGGATGTCGACCTCACCGCGGTGCTCCAGAACCCGGCCACCTTCACCATCAAGGGCAGTTTTTCCGGAAGCGAGGACCTGCCCTTTCACGGCATTCTTTCGGGCTTCGAGCAGATGCACCAGGCCGACACGTATTTTTTTTACCGGGCCGAACTGCGTCCCAAGCTGTGGTGGCTGACCCTGACCCATCACAACCAGGTTTTTCTGGATAAAAAGGTGGATCAGTTCCTGGGGGACGTGCTCCGGGACGGAGGTTTGTCCCCGGGCCTGGATTTCGTCTTCCAGTTCCAGAACAAATACCAACCCTGGGAGTATGTCTGCCAGTACGGAGAATCCCACTTCGGTTTTGTTTCGCGGTGGATGGAGCGGGAAGGGGCCTATTACTGGTTCGAACAGGGCGAGCAAGCCGAAAAAATGATCGCCTCGGACACCCTTGTCGCCCATGCTCCTCTGCCGGGGCATGAAACCTTCCTCTATTCGCCGCCTTCGGGGCTGGACGCCGCGGACGCCGACAAGGTGATCAAGCGGTTCACCCTGAAACAGGCCCCCCTGCCCAAGAACGTCCTGCTCAAGGACTACAACTACATGAAGCCCAGCCTGGACCTGGAAGGCAAGGCATCTGTTCAGGACAAGGGGCGCGGTGAAATTTACCTGTACGGCGAGAACTTTCCGAACAAGAGCGAGGGAGACCGCTTGGCCCGGGTGCGGGCCGAGGAGTATCGCTGCCGGGAAAAGGTCTTCCACGGCCTTTCCTCCATTCCCGCCGTCCGGCCGGGATATCTGTTCACCCTGAACCGCCATTTCCGCGACGAGTTCAATCAACAGTACCTGACCACCACGGTCCGCCATGAAGGCAGCCAGGAGCGGTATCTGCTCAGCGGGCTGGGCATTCGGGATATGGAAACCGTCGAGGGGCTGTTCTACCGCAACACCTTCGAATGCATCCCCTCTTCCACTCAGTACCGCCCGGCGCGAATCACGCCCAAACCGCGCATGGCCGGAACCTTGTCCGCCAAGGTCGATGCTGCGGGCAGCGGCAAATACGCGGAACTGGACAAGCACGGTCGATATAAAGTGATCCTGCCCTTTGACCTGTCCGGACGCAAGGAAGGCAAGGCTTCGGCCTACCTGCGGATGATGCAGCCCTACGCCGGGGAAGGCATGGGCTTTCACGCACCGCTGCACAAGGGGACCGAGGTTCTGCTCTCCTTCATCGAGGCCGATCCGGACCGTCCGGTGATTTCCGGGGCCGTGCCCAATCCCGAGACCCCCAGCCCGGTCACCGACGCGAATCAGACCCAGGTTCGGCTGGTTTCCGGCAGCGGGAACGTGATGCACATGGAGGACGAGGAAGGCAAGCAACGGATGCTGATGCACACGCCTTCGGCCAACACTTTCATCCGAATCGGCGCCCCCAATGATCCGGATACGGGCTCCACGGAACCCAAGAAGGAATCGAAGGCGAAGGAAGAGGAACCGAAGACAAAGGATGAGGAGCAGGACGAAAGACTTGAGGAGCTGGAAACCGAATGGGGCATCCGCCTGTTCACGGACAAGCTGCTCAAGGTGCAGGCCGGGGGCGAGAATACGATCATTCTCGGAGAGGTTTCGGAAACCATTGTCGGAGCGGAGATCGGCATCAAATTGGCAGGGGTGGGCGAGGTCATCGCCGGCCTCAAGTCCGAACTGATGCTGGGCGGCCAGGGCAGTTATCATTTTCCCACGCATTGGCTGCTCAAGGGCAGCGAGGAGCGGGTCACGGAGGAAAAATTGGAAGTCATTGCCGCCAAGCAGGCCGCTCTGGGCACGTACGACGTGGTCCATGGTCAACACGGCCATGTCACCGCCACGGTGACCGGGGTTTCCGCGGAAGTCTCCCAGGCCGTGGCCAATAGCAATGAAGTCTGGGGAGAAATCAACAGGGCCACGGGAGATATCATGCTCGCGGTAGGAGCGAAAACCGAAGCTCTTGCAAGCCGGATTCATGCTGTCGGCGATAATGTCCAGGCCCTGGGCAACTGCGTGCGTACCGCGGGCAACCAGTTGAACAACGCCGGGGTCAAGCTGCAAAACGTGGGTTCGGACATCGGCAACTCCGGCTCACGCATTCGCAGCGCCGGAACCAACATCAAGAATGCGGGCTTGATCATGCGCGACGCACCCGTGATCATGGACAACTAACCGCGAGGCTTCCCCATGAAGGTCGTCAAGGAACTCACCCAGGGCATCCTGCTGAACTATTTCTCCATCCGGAACACGCCCCATCTCGTGGTGTCCATGTTGACGTTTTTTGATCTGGACAACCCGGCCGCGCCGCTTTCCGAGCAGGAAATGTGGAAATTCGCGCCTCTGGAGCTGGGGGCGAACGCGGTGCTGGATGCGGCCATGCCCAAGCCCAAGGCCGAAGTGCTGCTTCGAGCCAGGTGTTTTGCGCTGGACGGCCTGCCCCGCAAGGCGGCCCGGGTATCCTTCCGGGTCGGCAACCTGGAAAAGAGACTGAACGTCTTTGGCCCACGTCGTTGGGAGCGCAAGGCCTCGGGACTGGCCATCACCGACCCCGAACCCTTCACTGAACTGGACATCGCCTGGAGCAACGCTTTTGGCGGACGGGATTTTGAGAAGAACCCCCTGGGCCGGGGCTCCGCAACGGTACAGACACCTTCCGGCGCCCAGATCCAGGAACTGCCCTGCGTCGAAGCCCCGGACCGGATGATCGGCGCGCCCACGGACAGGCCCGATCCGGCCGGGTTCATGCCCCTGGACCAGACCTGGCCCCAGCGCCGTTCCAAGGCCGGTACCTACGATCAGAAATGGTTTCAAGAACACTGGCCCTATTTTCCGGAGGACATGAACTGGACCTTTTTCAACACCGCCCCGGAGGACCAGCAGCTCGACGCCTTTTTTCAGGGCGGCGAAACAGTGGAACTGGTGAACATGCATCCAGAGCGGCAGGTGGTGACCTCCACCCTGCCGCGCTTGCGTCAGAGGGTCTTTTTCAACCAGCTTCAGGATCTGCAACACCCGGACAAGGGACTGCAATTCCGCGAGGTTCAGACCAATCTGGACACGGTCTGGCTCTTTCCCCATGCCCTGCGCGGCATTCTGGTGCACCGGGCCG
The nucleotide sequence above comes from Desulfonatronum sp. SC1. Encoded proteins:
- a CDS encoding glutaminyl-peptide cyclotransferase, translated to MHRRRFLALVAGIATLAGMGALKLFPSRLFAQPEFPIPRQKIFRVINTYPHDPAASTQGLLFYDGHLYESTGGWGTSSLRKVELTTGRVLRKRNLPPQYFGEGLALWDNRLIQVTWKSGTGFVYDLDTFDQLETFTYPGEGWGLTQDDQGLILSDGSHVLRRLDPYTFREIGRIAVHDQGRPQRGLNELEYIEGEIWAKIFPTDEMVRINPGDGHVVARVDLTGILGPRRRSSEAVPNGIAYDPEKQRIFVTGKLWPVLFEIVVVPRN
- a CDS encoding metallophosphoesterase, translating into MSRLVGVISDTHGLLRPSALAALQGCDLILHAGDVCGRDIIATLQRVQRTVFVRGNMDRPSSGNPTAKTEAVEFAGKRFYVLHDLYELDLDPKAASVDAVIHGHTHTPDITYKDDVLYLNPGSIGPKRFSLPVSMAFIRIEDDAMHPELITLPE
- the selB gene encoding selenocysteine-specific translation elongation factor, which translates into the protein MAIIMGTAGHIDHGKTSLVKALTGIDCDRLREEKKRGITIELGFAFLDLPGDVRLGVVDVPGHERFVKNMVAGAAGIDFVLLVIAADEGVMPQTREHLEICTLLGIRRGLVALTKVDMVEEEWLDLVQEDVRAFLEPTFLAEVPVVPVSAHKGTGLDDLRREIAGLAGEFHREPRSDVFRLPIDRIFTMRGHGTVATGTLISGTLKVGDDLEVAPKGLKSKTRGLQVHGGTQERAEVGQRTAVNLHGLEVEDLERGMVLTHPGTLFPSTTWDLELTCLPSTPKALKHRTQIHFHHGTREILARVYFLDRDKLEPGDTAMTQVRFEEPMVGMYGDRCVLRSFSPLRTVAGGKLINPLGRKVKRRSATVGRLAELAASQGDERILLQLELAGLAGLTFGQLRAVTCLETKELEKQLQLLGGRQEAFLFEREDRTYVHGRLAQELCAGIAEHVGEFHRKEPMKQGISRGALASGWGRKLHPKLFHFVLERTLKQGALAADGDLFRLPEHKVSLASDQARLRETILQAYDQGGLTPPNVKDVLSPLDLEMKEAAPVFRLLQEQGELVKVKEEMFFTTQALERIKEMVRGFFRENPEMEPSDFRTVTGLSRKYTIPLLEYLDKEKMTVRVGDKRRLRA
- a CDS encoding type VI secretion system Vgr family protein, translating into MPTLKENAFTFVSQALPQDTFTVVRFSGEEGLSTLYSFEILLVSEKEDVDLTAVLQNPATFTIKGSFSGSEDLPFHGILSGFEQMHQADTYFFYRAELRPKLWWLTLTHHNQVFLDKKVDQFLGDVLRDGGLSPGLDFVFQFQNKYQPWEYVCQYGESHFGFVSRWMEREGAYYWFEQGEQAEKMIASDTLVAHAPLPGHETFLYSPPSGLDAADADKVIKRFTLKQAPLPKNVLLKDYNYMKPSLDLEGKASVQDKGRGEIYLYGENFPNKSEGDRLARVRAEEYRCREKVFHGLSSIPAVRPGYLFTLNRHFRDEFNQQYLTTTVRHEGSQERYLLSGLGIRDMETVEGLFYRNTFECIPSSTQYRPARITPKPRMAGTLSAKVDAAGSGKYAELDKHGRYKVILPFDLSGRKEGKASAYLRMMQPYAGEGMGFHAPLHKGTEVLLSFIEADPDRPVISGAVPNPETPSPVTDANQTQVRLVSGSGNVMHMEDEEGKQRMLMHTPSANTFIRIGAPNDPDTGSTEPKKESKAKEEEPKTKDEEQDERLEELETEWGIRLFTDKLLKVQAGGENTIILGEVSETIVGAEIGIKLAGVGEVIAGLKSELMLGGQGSYHFPTHWLLKGSEERVTEEKLEVIAAKQAALGTYDVVHGQHGHVTATVTGVSAEVSQAVANSNEVWGEINRATGDIMLAVGAKTEALASRIHAVGDNVQALGNCVRTAGNQLNNAGVKLQNVGSDIGNSGSRIRSAGTNIKNAGLIMRDAPVIMDN